A genomic stretch from Terriglobus sp. RCC_193 includes:
- a CDS encoding response regulator transcription factor, producing MAQPSSKILIIEDDRKMSDALVSGIQAAGYEVIAAGSAEEGFFLVHSEHPDLLLLDLTLPQRNGLDILRQLRKDGIDLRVLILTSHNSVEDRVAGLNTGADDYLGKPFSFPELLARIDALLRRFLPSKEISALSIGDLCVDRKARTASRGGDILDLTAREFDLLLYLAENRGRTVSREMLARDVWREMSRFTPIDNVIDVQIARLRRKVDDPFSVKLLQTIRGLGFSLREPLP from the coding sequence ATGGCGCAGCCATCTTCGAAAATTCTGATTATTGAAGACGATCGAAAGATGTCAGATGCCCTTGTATCGGGTATTCAGGCGGCTGGCTATGAGGTGATTGCCGCAGGTTCCGCAGAGGAAGGCTTTTTCCTGGTCCACAGCGAACACCCGGATTTGCTTCTGTTAGACCTGACGCTTCCACAGCGTAACGGTCTGGATATTCTGCGCCAACTACGCAAAGACGGAATAGACCTGCGGGTACTAATCCTTACCTCGCACAATTCTGTCGAAGATCGCGTGGCGGGTTTGAATACCGGGGCGGACGATTATCTTGGCAAGCCGTTTTCATTTCCTGAATTGCTTGCCCGTATCGATGCCTTACTGCGACGCTTTCTTCCATCGAAAGAGATTTCTGCTCTATCCATCGGTGATCTTTGCGTGGATCGAAAAGCAAGAACCGCATCCCGTGGCGGAGATATCCTTGATCTTACGGCACGCGAGTTCGATCTCCTGCTGTACCTTGCAGAGAATCGAGGACGCACAGTGTCGCGAGAAATGCTGGCTCGGGATGTGTGGAGAGAAATGTCGCGGTTTACGCCAATTGACAATGTGATCGACGTGCAGATTGCACGTTTGCGCCGCAAGGTGGACGATCCCTTTTCGGTGAAGCTGCTACAAACCATTCGCGGATTAGGCTTTAGTCTTCGGGAGCCTCTGCCCTGA
- a CDS encoding PqqD family protein, giving the protein MATEIRGDSVIGRAEGWLSAWVGEELVMMSADTGTCISLSPTGGRTWELLEEPRKLDALVNELAEEYGASDDEVRADVLTFLERLLKEGGVTVQASTTA; this is encoded by the coding sequence ATGGCGACGGAAATTCGCGGTGACAGTGTGATTGGTCGTGCTGAGGGATGGCTCAGTGCGTGGGTAGGAGAAGAGCTTGTGATGATGAGTGCGGATACAGGAACGTGTATCAGCCTTTCACCTACTGGCGGTCGCACATGGGAGTTGTTGGAAGAGCCGCGAAAGCTGGATGCTCTAGTCAATGAGTTGGCAGAGGAATATGGTGCCTCAGATGATGAGGTTCGGGCCGATGTCCTGACGTTTCTCGAGCGGCTACTAAAAGAGGGTGGCGTTACCGTTCAGGCATCAACCACAGCTTAG
- a CDS encoding sensor histidine kinase, protein MRWLPSNLRTRLTFWYVGVLAVLLVVYAALVFAFQYAVLTKQIVHDEIQDVVTAEGLLYFDHAGVLQLRQDYYSRPQSRLLVDRLMEVRDSNGKVLYRSPTLGNMSLGGPTRPGEGDADFNERLIRLENGTHVLLISHIHGMNGQQVLIRLAYSLAPLRARMIQFLVVLVIAIPIALLIAGAAGQAIARRALRPVEEMAARAEGITAKNLHDRLEVANPEDELGQLALVFNHLLDRLEQSFEQLQRFTADAAHELRTPIAALRTIGEVALEDETGDADCKEALSSILEETSRLSETIDALLLLARAETTQRGQESEAWPLKALVDEVLNLLEVLVEEKGLLVHQDGESIGNKRVRADRGLLRIALMNVIHNAVKFSPRDGTLSICYSLCDANAQTIQVSVEDAGPGIANGEHERVFDRFFTSSARDSVAHTGTGLGLSVSKLVIERMGGTIHFDDHVEAGARCVIRLPKAPSAV, encoded by the coding sequence ATGCGATGGCTTCCATCCAACCTCCGAACCAGGCTGACGTTCTGGTATGTCGGTGTTTTGGCAGTGCTTCTCGTTGTATACGCGGCGCTTGTCTTTGCGTTTCAATATGCAGTCCTGACCAAGCAGATTGTCCATGATGAAATCCAGGATGTTGTAACTGCCGAAGGGCTTCTTTACTTCGATCATGCTGGAGTATTGCAGCTTCGTCAGGATTACTATTCGCGCCCTCAATCGCGGCTATTAGTCGACAGATTGATGGAGGTGCGCGATAGCAATGGAAAGGTGCTGTATCGCAGTCCCACACTTGGAAATATGAGCCTGGGAGGGCCTACTCGTCCGGGTGAGGGCGATGCCGATTTCAATGAACGTCTGATCCGTCTTGAAAACGGAACACATGTGCTTTTGATTAGCCATATTCACGGTATGAATGGTCAGCAGGTTCTTATCCGCCTTGCTTACAGTCTGGCACCCCTCCGAGCGCGCATGATCCAGTTCCTTGTGGTGTTGGTGATTGCGATTCCGATTGCTTTATTAATCGCGGGAGCAGCGGGGCAGGCTATCGCAAGGCGTGCTCTGCGACCAGTGGAAGAAATGGCGGCGCGTGCAGAGGGAATTACGGCGAAGAACCTGCATGATCGACTGGAGGTCGCGAATCCAGAGGATGAATTGGGACAGCTCGCCCTTGTTTTTAATCATCTGCTGGATCGATTAGAGCAATCGTTTGAACAGTTGCAGCGCTTTACCGCAGATGCAGCCCACGAATTGCGGACTCCTATCGCGGCACTGAGAACAATTGGTGAAGTAGCGCTTGAAGATGAGACAGGAGACGCAGATTGCAAGGAGGCACTCAGCAGCATTCTGGAAGAGACCTCCAGGCTAAGTGAGACTATCGATGCCCTGCTTCTTCTTGCGCGAGCCGAGACTACACAGAGAGGACAAGAGTCTGAAGCGTGGCCATTGAAAGCTTTAGTGGATGAAGTTCTGAACCTGCTTGAAGTTCTAGTAGAAGAAAAAGGGCTTCTCGTTCATCAGGACGGTGAATCAATTGGTAACAAGAGAGTGAGAGCCGATCGAGGTTTGCTTCGGATTGCTCTGATGAATGTGATTCACAATGCAGTTAAGTTTTCTCCACGCGATGGAACTCTGAGCATTTGCTATTCCCTATGCGATGCCAACGCTCAAACCATTCAAGTTTCCGTAGAGGATGCGGGACCAGGGATTGCAAATGGAGAACACGAACGTGTATTTGATCGCTTCTTCACCAGTAGTGCACGGGATAGTGTTGCGCACACAGGAACCGGGTTGGGGCTCTCGGTTTCGAAGCTGGTGATTGAACGCATGGGGGGAACAATTCACTTTGACGACCACGTAGAGGCTGGCGCCAGATGTGTGATCCGGCTCCCAAAAGCGCCATCAGCGGTATGA